From the genome of Tachypleus tridentatus isolate NWPU-2018 chromosome 6, ASM421037v1, whole genome shotgun sequence:
aacaaagaatttattaaaatttttacacattttttcagtatcaacaaaattgtaaatattttgaaaataacttttatattctgATTAAGACATTCATactagtattttttaaaaaacaattattcataATGAAAACATTTACTGTTTCAAACCAAATGTTAAAGTTTATTTCTCTTGttattaatgttagtttattacTTTCAATTACCTTTTCATATAAAAAGATGGCTTTGgtattcaaattaaaacaacaggTGCTAGCTGTAAATGCAATGCATAACAACAGAGAGTTGTGTACTTCACACTGGGATGGTTTTGAATAAGGGATCATTGAGTCAaagtaattactacaaacaatataaagtaatggTATAACAGCATGtattacaaataaactaatgACTTTGTTTGGCATTTCATAGGTAGTTTGATGCCATCATACATTTATCACTTTGTTTCTGGAAAGGGTATGTagtattcatacactcagataaTAAAGATGCATTCAGATCcaaatttagaatttccaagatgggGATGGGCATATCTTGTACTTGATGGTACTAAGAAACTGAAGGAATATTTATTAATCTGGGACACCAGGGCCATTAGAAAGAACTGCAACATTTGTACCTTAGCTGTGGTAAGAAAAGTGCAACTTCCTATATATGTTGTGAATACATGAACACAAAAGTCAATGGGAAAAGCTGACCACATGCCCCAGACTAAAGTATGCAACATCACGAAAGAGATCAAACTGGAAAAGCAATAAAAGTTGCATGCACACAAACTGCTTCCTCTCAAACATCACATATCTCAAGCAGCTAGAGAATGAAAGGGATATTCATGCTATTTTATAAAGACATACAGACCATATATAACATTCATGCATTACAGAGTAATTAGGCTGTATACAAGGTGGATTATGAAAGCCAACAAAAAAAGAAGTGTGTGATTTGGTCATCATAACCAATGGAAACTACAGGCTGTTGTCAAGATGCATGGCCATCAGACAGAGCATGACTAAATGTGAAAAAATTGATTGTAACAACAAAGCTaagcttcaaaataattttagtataatgCAGTATTTACAAGTACATATAAATGTTCAAAATAGATATTACcccataaattatattttggtagactaaaaatattttgcatgcactttctatttctaaattattattttatacaacttACTCTGAATGACATTTCTAAATTTTCCCCACCCCAAATATCCATTTTGTCATCATAGCTTCCAATTTCCCAAAAATAGTTGAGTTCAATAGCAAAGAGGCCACCTGCCATTGTTGGACTTctgcaaaatattaaattattttatgtgtttaataacTAACTAAGGTTGCTCAATTTCAATTCTACAAGCACTATAGTTTAAATATAATCTTTCTTAAAACCTTGAAAACCAATTTCATGAAAGGTAATTACATGAGTTCAAAGTTTTCCCTCAATTTTCTTAAACTAAATTAGAAATATTCGACATTCATGCaagcattttataataaaaattaaacttttccaaataatTGGCAATAAATAAAAACTCTAATGTGCACTGTATTCCACTACAAAACCAAGTTTCAAGGTAACCATAAGTCCTTACTTacattacattttaacattttgaacaATTTAAATTAGGCAGTGAAtctttaaaacatacatatttcattatcatctaagaacattttctataatagatataaaaaccaacaaaatgtttctttttattatagaaatattctatattttagggaaatattattaaacaacagaacaaatttTAAGCAAAAATAGTGAAATACAGTTCAAACCAACAGCATCTAAATTCTTGAACAACTGTTGTaacacttgtaataaacaaatgcTATTCTATAATCTACACGTGcataacaaaatacacattaaacattttacctTGTAGCAGCCACAGCATTTTCCTTACGTTCTTTTTCCCACTCAGGGATTTCTATCCAGGTAAAATGACCACTCCATGTGAAGCCACCAATCTGGAAATAATCTCCACTAATGCTAGAATACTCTAAAGTTTTATCATCAATCACATCAATTATGGGACAAAGCACcacttttctattttcttttatcCTCTGAAGCAATGGTTTAAGCCTGATcgaaaaataaagagaaaatatttcaattcaCTCTTAAGTTGTTCAATTTCTTATGAATAATAGGAGAGAATATTGTTTTGTTGAATAATTATAATGCTCATATTACTTTAGAAACATTTCTTCTCAATGTTTCTTGCAAGGTTTTCACAAAAGCTTAATCATATAGTCTGTTAACTGTtactaaaacaatgaaaaattgtCCAAAAGTTTCTCTGAGAACTCATTGCTTTGTACTACCCTTTTacaatgtataaaaaattaataaattgctTTTTTACAAAcagaattaaaaatgtaattcataTATCTGTATAACATAGTGATCACAAATATGGGCCTGGCTGCAATAGTAATGTCTCTCAGTTACTTCTTTGTGTGTACAATGTATATGGAAAGGGTATTTTATATCACTATGTAATCTATTTGTTAAAAATCATATTACTATGCATGACTGGATGTGTTTGTCTTTCTATATTTACATGTACACATAAAATGATGCAAATAATCTTTGTATGTTTGAACAAACTTAGTGAAAATGCATAATTTCAATCATggtaaactataaaacaaacagggtgaggcacaaaaaaaaaaagtgtgaaagtACTTAAACACAGTGTAAATACAAAGAACAAGTAATTTGCTTTTCACAAGTGTTCAAAGTGATCACTGTAATCTAGACATAGCcaacatatataaacaaattagatgttgagtgttttctttttaactttgatACACCAAAAAcgtttataataaatgttaaacactCTTTAGTATTACCCACTTACCTCAACAAAATGTTAAGGTTCTGTAGTTATaatcatttaacaatatatattgagaaaacgaaagacaaaaacaaacatactacaCATAACTACTGAAAGCATCAAACAAAATTATAGATGAACCTTTtacagaaaaatttaaattttacgaCTTTCTAAATCTCTAGCACACTCACAAGCATGTGGTAGAATACGAGTCTATATATTGTCATCATTGATATTACCCAAGAACTGTAATGAAGTTCCATGTCAGTATGATTACATTTTGAACTAAACACACCACACACTTTGACAAAgttcattgtgttttatttgaagtACTTCACCTAGGGAAGAATGGAGGTTGACTAATAGAGACAATGTGATGAAAAAACACTTTATGATTTGACACAGAATCcactttaagaataaaataagtaTGTGAAAATAACTCCCAAAGAAGAtagttaattcttgaaataaaaagAGATAAGTGAAACTGTGCTGCCATCCCCATACACTCAGTGTCAGGTGCCTTAAATAATGTTCTACATCACTTGTGCCCCTCTACTAATCCACATAGTGTAGCTGGAAACTACACTGGTAGCTCTTTTAAGCACTGAGTAATTAACACTTTCTGGGAAGTGATTTTAACCTTCCATTGACTCTGTAGATTGCAGctactttctttctttcttttatcatGTACTTGCATTAAACctactttccttttttttaaaataaaaaatgtagaaattaaacaattattattgtaCCATTATCACATTGATTTAATTTGCACACAACAAGTAACACTAGCATGACTTTCCAAGGTGTATGTTGTCATGTACTGTTTCCTATGCCTAACCAGTTAACAATGTCAACACAACCAAGTAACTgagaaacattaattaaaagCCAGGCCCATATTTATGATCACTATACATGGCCCAGAGTTGTCagaatctaaaataaaaaaaggacACACTTTGTATAGTTGtgtaactagtttggttttagtTGACACCTTGTCTAATTTTTCTGTCACTTCTTAAAACATACTTTACAGAAAGGACCCTTCCCTAATGTATGCACAGATATGCTTCCTCTGACAGCAATGCAAAAGAAGGTAGAATGCATGGATGAAAGCTTGTGAATTTTTTGTCTCATCTATCTCTGATGTTTACTTCCTTCAATAACTTACTACATGGATGGTCAAGCTTCTCACTCACTTCTTCaaacttgtatttttgtaacCAGTGCTACAAATATCTGTGTTGTTTTATAGGAATacaagtatataaaaattaatctaGCAatgctttgaaatatttgttgtttttacaagatGTAACATACAAAGCTTTTTCTAATAACTTTTTAAACTGCACAATTATATCTTAACTAAGAGTTTGATGACTGAGTATTCTTCTGTATGTAACGTTATAATCatttgttaaatgtaaataatacaagtctttttcattttacacaataattttttaggctaatataattttgaattgattAAATTTTTTGATGCTTGAAAGCATCATCTTGTTGAAAAGAGTGTGTTGAAAAGTCAAAGCATGTAGTTATTTATTCTCAAATCTAAATATCTCTAATTGTGTAACACAAAAAGGTATTTACATAACCTTATTTAAGATTTTACACAAGTGTCCATACaatgttttacaaatatcttCCACTGGAATAAATATGACTGTTATATATTGTCTGTGTCtgtttatttcataatacatAGTTAAAAGTTAGCATTATAATTAATCTGATTTGTTAAAGTTTCAGTTACCtttgtaattttctttcatttttttaaaaccaaaaacacaaTCACTCACTCTCTTTCTGACTCTCTACACTTAGTATCACTAAATACTGAATGTTTTCTGTAATTACCACTTTACTTCCAAGCTTGTTACTTACCACCCAACAGTTGTTTCACAGTGTGAATCCAAGAATACCAAGACATCACCAGTAGCAACTTTGGCTCCAGCCAATCGAGCTCGGATTAAGCCAGCTCGTTTATTCAAGTGCAACAGTTTTATCTTCTTTGCTGGAAAGTTTCTTTCTATGTAGTTATCCAGCTTCCACTTCAAATGGTCTAATAAAGTAATTTCAGTTTACATtcacttatttgtattaattattataatctacaattaCAAATAAGCAAGATCAATGAATGTTAGCATTTGCAGGGccaaattattaagaaaaaaaaaaagacagagagagaaaaattGCAATTCTATAAAGTCAAGTCAAAATTAagtcaaaataataatgtttaatgaaTTATAGTAGAACAATATACAACTAACTGCAAAGGATCAGACTTGAGCCATCCACTGTTATACAAAAAAACTTTTACATGACTTAGTTCAACATTTACAAACAGTACAATACAAAATCTAGAACACAATTCCAGTCCAGGTTCTTCATAATTTACAAATCATCTAGgtgtacataaacaaaaatgtCTTAAATGGCAGTAAAATTTGCACAAATAAGACAAGTTTCTTATTGGCCTTAGAAAAATCATTTACCCAAACACCTTATTTGATgttctttctttcaaatccaaCCAATGTATTTTTTAAGCAAGTTTTAAATTGATCCTACACAACTACATTTGCACTGCATAAGTAAAATAAACCTTGGTGACTTTATATGACTACATGatgctatgtatatatattacacttgaTAAGATccatttttttgtgaaaaatctcACACTTTAACTATGAAGTTAAGAATGATTACACATTGTCCttcttaataatttattatatatatcatttcaGAACAAAGAATTGAACTGCATCCAATACTAAAtcaaaagattttgtttttatttttcagttgcaaTGGCAAAACatactttttattacaaatagaTGATCTTGACACAACATTTGGCATTTTTTGATtacatgaaagttatttaaaataatatctaataatactAGTACTTCCATGAAATTTTGTCTTTCAGTACTTGGTAATGGAAATGAACAATAAGTTGTATTTAGTAGTTCATAAAACTATCAAGTCTATAATGACATACCTTGATCACTGAAATCATCcactaaaattatttcatgaagAAGGTGTGCTGGACTTCTGTTTAAAACACTATAAACTGTCCTTAGGAGTGGTGACCAAGCTTCATTAGTAAATATAATCACAACACTTGCTGTTGGAAGATCTTCATCATACTGAATATTCTTACACCtacatgtaatttaattttactttaaataattaaataaaatagaaagaaagatTATACACACATTTACAACAGGTCTGTATGGCTGAGCACATTACTGTAATGCATTTCAATGCACATGTGCACAGACATACACAAAGTTATTAGAAACAATGTTAGATGTCTATATTCTCACCAATATGAATCCATCTGCATTTTAACTAAActgcaatattttataaataacacttGATCTTTCCACAGAAATGTGTATTCAGTTATAACAATACCTATCCATAAACAGAATTATATAGCTATCATAAATACCTTAAGTGCAAAATGCAGATATTTTCTAACCTTAGATATTGCACTTTTCTTATTTGTTAAGAATATATAATGGTTATGTTTGTACAGTCaatactttaataacaataatttcatCCTTTCCTAATACGAAAATCATCCATCTCAAATATTCCATAAATCCAaggaatttgtaaaatattatgagtacctaaagtatttattattggTACAAGTCCTTTTAAAACTTCCTACATTCAAGTCACATTCAATGTTAAAGGTTTACATGGTTGTCAGTACTACTACTAGTAGCAACATGGGTGACTTATTTTTGTTGAAGGTTAACAGCTTAAATGAAATTCTTGCTTTCAAATGAGACAATGTGTTTTTCTGGCAATTTTTAAACCAACTTAGAACTCACCTTACCCTGAGAtgtcattatattatttaaataatattatcattaagtgAGAATTACACACTTACATTGGGTGTCTTGCATCTGGTAGGCTTCTATTAAGAGAAATTCTGTCACTCAGGTATATATTAAAAGCTGCTGAACGAAAGAGGTCATCAGCCAAAGTTTGTTCACTTTCATTTAGAAATACTGGTCTTCCTTGTTCCCCAAGTCCTGGTATTACTTTCATAATTCCATCATCATACACTTTTTCAACTTCTACTTTTGACTTAACATCTTCAAAGTGTTGTGGTTTTTCCACTCCATCttcatgtattattttaatatcattcttTTCACCACTTTTATCACTCTGCCTCGTAAGTTCTGCAGGTAATGGAGGAGGTAATACTCCCTTGAGATTAGCACTATAGTCATTATAATTTTTCTCCTTTAGAATAGGTTCCTGTATCTGCATATTAAGATCGTTAATGCTAACAGCTATTTGTGGATTCTGCCTGTTCTCTGGCTGAAAAGGATTTATTCTTACAACTTTTTGGCTTTGCTTATCATTTTTAATGGTAATAATGTCAAATGGCATTATTTGCTTCATTACTAAAGCATCCCTATAtcgttttaattttgaatttgacTCCGAGTCTGAAGAATAACCCAGTTTATATGCGTGTTTGTACCAAAGTAAAACACTTAGTGTAATAActgctacaaaaataaaattaaatagagTTGAGCGTCGGCGTCTGACATTCGTAAACAATCGAGTAATAATCATTTTCAACCACTCAAGTAAATCCATAAAAAAAGAGACGGTAGAGacttgtttaatataaatacaaaataaatacgttttaaatAGCAAAGCTTAATGTACATACACATTGATGCGACATTTTCAGATTTCACTAACTTTATAGTTTTGTCACGATTTACGAGTCACACCACACATTTAACTCTACACCTAACCGATCCTCCTACGAGTGCCTTATGATAgcaacacatttatttatttacaaatcgcGCTGCCCTCTAGAGTGGTGACGATTATTGCAACATTTCACATACActcaatttattttcaaactttattaatattttaacaattaaatattaaaatatttaaaagtatcagGTGAGAAATAGTCTTTGCTTTTCAGAAATGTTGAACCTAatgtttatgatttatattttacatacctTTTATAAAATAGCTATGTGACGAATTTATTGGTAAAATTCACCCTTCAttatacaaaacacatttattctgccccccagtggctcagcggtatgtctgcggactaacaccgCTAAAAtacaggtttcgatatccatggtgggcagagcacagatagcccatttttagctttgtgcttagttgaACAACAACTACACGtttattttagttagtttactGTATTAAAACCAATAAAGCCATTAAGAGCATATTACTATTACAAATACCGTTCTTATTGTTTCGACTGATTTTGATCTTTAACAATGAAACTGTATTTAACCCTGTGAAGTATTTTTAGgtcattttattgtttatagtcCTTTGAACCGTGTTCTAACTACTTATTGCGCCATTATAAATTCTAAATCAGCTGAAGAACATGGAGCTTACATAACGTTATTGACTTTCATTACCCATGCGCTGCTCGTGTGCGCGCGCCTTgcgaaacatttttattatattataatttattttatctcagttagttagttatcaccattagattccatctaggaacattgGGCCGCAATCGCtgagtatttaagtgagtaggttgttagcccactgcaccgagtcctccctaatttagcagtgtaagactagagggaaggcaactagtcatcaccacccaccgccgactcttgggctactcttttaccaacgaatagtgggattgaccgtcacattataacgcccccacggctgggagggcgagcatgtttggcgcgacgcggacgcaaacccgcgaccctcggattacgagtcgcacgccttacgcgcttggccatgccaggccacttatTTTATCTTATCTAACCTTAATTCGCTTAaagatataacatatttttacattttagttactttcataacaacaaataaagaataaatataaaaaataaaataaagtacttacccatGTCTTCTGCTGTCGATGacgtggctcggcatggccaggtgagttaaggcgttcaacttgtaatctgagggtcgcgtgttcgcatctccgtcgcgccaaacatgctcgccctttcatccgtaagggcattataatgtgacggtaaatcccactattcgttggtaaaagaatagcccaagagttggcggtgagtggtgatgactagctgccttccctctagtcttacactactaaattagggatggcttgcacagatagccttcgagtagctttgtgagaaatgcAAACAACAagcatacattataacgcccacacggctgaaagagcgagcacgtttggtgcgactgggattcgaacccgcgacattaagattacgaatcgaacgccttaacccacctagccatgctgggcctagacCCTACTGTGAGAAAGGGTTAAGAGAAGGAAAACGTTTTCATTGCTTACACTgggcagtaaaacaataaatatttattaaaatcttttGTGTTAAatagattgtttattattattaaaacaaatctactattttgtatattttttcactGTGTCTACTACAGATATCGGAACCAAGTTTGTAGCatttataagtcttcagactttcTGCTGAACTTTTGCTTGAAACACATACTACTGATTATATGTtcaactcgcaatctaagggttgAGGTCCATTATTctctcaccaaacatactagtCTTTTCAGCTGAGTGGACATAATAATATGATGGCCAATCAATTATTTGTTGGCAAGGTGTGGCCCAAGAGCTGGTGAAAAttggttgccttccttctagtctatcattaaaaaattatggatggctagagGAAATAGTTCTTGAGCAGCTTTCTACAGAATTcaagaaaacaatacaaattaaagaCCTGCcactattctaaataataaagttCTAAGAAAGGTTTTAACTAATAGGCTTTCCAAAGTTATATCAGGACTTACAGATAGTTTTCAACAATTTGCAGTAGCAAGAAGAAAATCCATGATAATATCCAAATACAATATATAGTTTATTTGATTATATGCTATCCGATATTAGCAGTTCTACTTGACAAATACCACAACTGGAAACAGTTTTTCCTTATCATGCAATATCTATGACCAGCAGTAATAAGTAAGAGTTATAAGTGATTCCACTATTGCTGTAATCAGCATTCAACACCAACTCAGAGtctatcttgaatatttatacaCTGGAGCCTTATCTGAACTGCACTTTACTTATAGGAATGCTTGGTTACATTTTTCATTCCATTTAAAAAGTACATCAGCTTTAATGAAATTGGATAAAGGAGATAGCAGATTGAAAACAACAGATAGACCAAGTAGCATATCCCAAAGATGTAAGAACAGATTCAAGTGACTGAAGTTTGTAAAATTGATTACAACTATAGGTTATAAAAGCCATTTCAAGAGCATGGAGGATATGAAACTGAGAATTGGTACAAATTTAACACAGAAAAGAATTGGCATAATGCAAATATATATCAGAAAGAGGAAAAGAGAGGAAAGCCCAACAACTGGGGGTCAGGCACCACAAATGACTGGTGTAAAAGAAAGAATAGCACAAACCACAGATGTACAAAGGATGAACACTGAGATACTCGATCCACTTTTGGTAGAGAACCAGAAGCACTGTGTTGAGCTGTTCAGAATCAATCAAAGTTATGGCAAGTTTAGCATAAATTACAGAAGCATGAGGCTGTGAATACCAGGCCTacaatgaaaaatgtaaaatagaactAACGACTTGATGCACAATGTCAGGAACACTACTCGCCATTAGAGTAACTCAATTCCCCATTAAAATAGTATAAGACTTTCAAGGTATGTCTGAGTTTCTGTCTGAATTTTTCTCTTTGTATCCTTATTTCATTAAGATCATAAAAAGGAAGCTAAGAAACAGaacaatttgtacaaaatattaactgacagttaaaaaaatatataaaatgcaaaaatttcTTTGTATCTAAAAAAAAGGCTTTTAAACAGTAACTTTCCAAgaaaaagaataatttgtttgGCTTATACAAAGTGCTTAAGGGGAGTACTGTGCCAGAAGGTTGTGTCACCCTCCCTATTGGTAGAGGGGTATAGTCTAACGTTATTTACATGATAGACTAGCACTTTCAACAGCTTGGTACATGCAAAAAACAGTATAGCACTGGGAATAACAAAAATGCTAAACAACTGTATAAAATGCAAGAAAAAGCTACAAAAAAGTCTGTTCTAAAACAAAAGCAATTGAATAAGCTTGTATTACAACCAGTTACATCTCTCATGTAACTGATATTATGAAGTGAGTGATGAAGTCCATTTTGTGTTTCTCTTACCTCTTAAAAATGATTCCCTAACTTATGCATTCCTCAGTTCCTCTTGGTCATTGGAagattttgtattactttttcaCTTGGTTATACCAAAAGGCTGCTACCCATTGGAAATGATGGTCTTATCTCAAATTTCTGGAAGAAAAATATTCTTCTATTTTTCtccacataaaatatataaatcaatgtCCAGCTAATGTTTTCATTCAAGCAcaagttattgtttaaaaatcCTTGCAAATAAAATAGCTTATTCCTCTTCAT
Proteins encoded in this window:
- the LOC143252720 gene encoding polypeptide N-acetylgalactosaminyltransferase 1-like, translating into MDLLEWLKMIITRLFTNVRRRRSTLFNFIFVAVITLSVLLWYKHAYKLGYSSDSESNSKLKRYRDALVMKQIMPFDIITIKNDKQSQKVVRINPFQPENRQNPQIAVSINDLNMQIQEPILKEKNYNDYSANLKGVLPPPLPAELTRQSDKSGEKNDIKIIHEDGVEKPQHFEDVKSKVEVEKVYDDGIMKVIPGLGEQGRPVFLNESEQTLADDLFRSAAFNIYLSDRISLNRSLPDARHPMCKNIQYDEDLPTASVVIIFTNEAWSPLLRTVYSVLNRSPAHLLHEIILVDDFSDQDHLKWKLDNYIERNFPAKKIKLLHLNKRAGLIRARLAGAKVATGDVLVFLDSHCETTVGWLKPLLQRIKENRKVVLCPIIDVIDDKTLEYSSISGDYFQIGGFTWSGHFTWIEIPEWEKERKENAVAATRSPTMAGGLFAIELNYFWEIGSYDDKMDIWGGENLEMSFRVWMCGGSLEIIPCSHVGHIFRSFHPYSFPGNKDTHGINTVRTVEVWMDKYKKYFYMYREDLKSIDFDDITKRLELRDKLKCKDFGWYLKNVYPQKFVVDENVFAFGRVRNPTTNLCLDKLNRNEDKSEPLGLFYCNTQTAFVMNQLFSLSAKNELRDEKNCADVTSFTSQKQKVMMVKCHGRGEGQEWHHTKGGAIIHKGTGKCLDVAGSKADEDVYVTECKETDMQMWQFQNYVNV